The Bombus terrestris chromosome 9, iyBomTerr1.2, whole genome shotgun sequence genome contains a region encoding:
- the LOC100645839 gene encoding MFS-type transporter SLC18B1 encodes MMVQFTKRQWLTLIVISIADFANAICVSLQAPFYPQEAEKKGASPSEYGLVFGIFEFIVFIISPVYGQYLHRIGPKLLFNGGILTTGTCAIFFGLLDKVNGHYPFIVLSFVIRIVEAIGNAAFLTASFAIIAKEFPDNVATTFASLETFFGLGLIVGPTVGGALYQVGGYTTPFVVLGSALFTTAVMTIFILPVHPNNSEATHSTIGVTKALRIPGVLIATSSIIATSMSIGFLQATLEPHLRQFNLSPIVLGLMFVINGGIYAITAPAWGWLCDKHSHPKVATVAGCILVVVGFCLVGPAPFIPCSTTLWMTICGLVVHGLGMAAQLVASFTDALRTSIQYGFSNNLETYGLISGLWTSTFALGAFIGPSVAGILLDNIGFRNATMFIVLLHMLVGVMAAVFLSVCSRHKPYTEIDATEDLRIPLTDSERSRSGSHRHVRGQGVPIDRPSGMNSLIVCNSYSNRAGAWSRASYSGRYSHSYGSIETKRYLELTT; translated from the exons ATGATGGTTCAATTCACCAAGAGGCAATGGCTCACATTGATTGTCATCAGCATCGCCGATTTCGCGAACGCGATTTGTGTATCGCTACAGGCGCCGTTCTATCCGCAGGAG GCTGAGAAAAAAGGAGCATCCCCGTCAGAATATGGATTGGTCTTTGGAATTTTCGAGTTCATCGTCTTTATCATCAGTCCCGTTTATGGACAATAC TTACATCGAATCGGACCAAAACTATTGTTCAACGGCGGCATCCTAACGACAGGAACCTGCGCCATCTTCTTCGGTCTGCTGGACAAGGTGAACGGCCATTATCCCTTTATAGTCCTTTCGTTCGTGATTAGAATCGTCGAGGCTATAGGAAATGCGGCATTTCTCACCGCCAGCTTCGCCATTATCGCCAAGGAATTCCCGGATAACGTCGCTACCACCTTTGCCAGCTTGGAGACATTTTTTGGTCTGGGTCTCATTGTGGGGCCAACTGTTGGCGGTGCCCTTTATCAG GTCGGTGGATATACAACGCCATTCGTTGTCTTAGGATCAGCCCTCTTTACGACTGCAGTTATGACCATTTTTATCCTACCAGTTCACCCTAACAACAGCGAAGCAACTCACAGTACAATAG gcGTGACGAAAGCGTTGAGAATTCCAGGCGTACTGATCGCCACATCATCCATAATCGCGACGAGCATGAGCATAGGATTTTTACAAGCTACCCTTGAGCCACATTTGAGGCAATTCAACTTGAGCCCTATCGTTCTGGGCTTAATGTTTGTCATTAACGGTGGCATTTATGCCATTACCGCTCCTGCGTGGGGCTGGCTCTGCGATAAGCATTCACATCCAAAA GTGGCCACCGTAGCTGGATGCATTCTCGTGGTTGTAGGATTCTGTTTGGTAGGTCCAGCACCTTTCATACCGTGTTCGACTACGCTTTGGATGACAATTTGTGGTCTGGTAGTTCACGGCTTAGGCATGGCTGCACAGCTGGTTGCCAGTTTCACGGATGCATTGAGGACATCGAT ACAATACGGATTTTCAAATAATCTGGAGACCTACGGCCTAATCAGTGGACTATGGACCAGCACGTTCGCTCTTGGAGCATTTATTGGTCCAAGCGTAGCAGGAATTTTATTGGACAATATTGGATTTCGAAATGCTACTATGTTCATCGTGCTTCTTCACATGCTTGTG GGCGTGATGGCGGCAGTGTTCTTGAGCGTCTGCTCAAGACATAAACCATATACAGAGATCGACGCGACGGAAGACTTAAGGATACCGTTGACGGACAGCGAGCGTTCGCGGAGCGGAAGTCATCGTCATGTTCGCGGTCAGGGCGTGCCGATCGATAGGCCCAGCGGCATGAACTCCCTGATCGTGTGCAACAGTTATTCGAACAGAGCCGGTGCTTGGTCCCGAGCATCGTACAGCGGCCGTTATTCCCATAGTTATGGTTCGATCGAGACGAAAAGGTATCTAGAGTTGACCACGTGA
- the LOC100645951 gene encoding uncharacterized protein LOC100645951, whose translation MLQQRGILCAVIFGLFSGELVSSDKEQNNPVLNEPNFEIPEYILPCSRSDPKLDACFQKTLNHLQPYLLKGIPDLELPPIEPLIIPELGMENGQGAVRIKALFSNITVIGAGNYTISKTRIDIQTYRLDLHLAFPKIELEGRYEVVGNVLLFPIQSHGEFWALFGDVQAIARVQGAEVIRDGIRYLEVARMLIDFSLGRARFRVVDQLNGDNVIGQAMNQFLNQNAKEIIEEMRPAASASIAKHFKNFLGKALTKIPLKVWLRDT comes from the exons ATGTTACAACAGCGAGGGATACTCTGTGCGGTGATATTTGGACTGTTCTCTGGAGAACTCGTGTCCTCTGACAAGGAGCAAAATAATCCTGTGCTGAACGAGCCGAACTTCGAGATAC CCGAGTACATATTACCGTGCAGTAGGTCAGATCCCAAGTTAGACGCATGCTTTCAGAAAACTTTGAACCATCTGCAGCCGTATTTGCTTAAGG GTATTCCTGATCTGGAGTTACCTCCGATCGAACCACTGATCATCCCGGAATTAGGAATGGAGAACGGCCAAGGAGCTGTTCGTATTAAAGCGCTGTTCTCTAATATCACCGTCATAGGAGCGGGAAATTATACAATTTCGAAAACGCGAATCGACATACAGACGTATAGGCTTGATCTTCATTTGGCATTCCCAAAGATCGAACTTGAAGGCCGCTACGAAGTGGTAGGAAACGTGCTGCTCTTCCCTATTCAAAGCCATGGGGAATTTTGGGCGCTTTTTG GCGACGTCCAAGCCATCGCTCGTGTCCAAGGAGCAGAGGTGATCCGCGATGGGATTCGTTACTTGGAAGTGGCACGAATGCTGATCGATTTCAGCCTGGGTCGAGCACGATTCCGCGTGGTCGATCAGTTAAACGGTGACAACGTGATCGGTCAGGCGATGAATCAGTTCCTGAACCAGAACGCGAAGGAAATCATCGAAGAAATGAGACCAGCCGCCAGTGCCAGCATCGCCAAACACTTTAAGAATTTCCTTGGCAAAGCCTTGACCAAGATCCCGTTAAAAGTTTGGCTTCGTGACACGTAG
- the LOC100646065 gene encoding protein takeout, with protein sequence MRFYGFFLILLVTSCLSISSLVPELPSFLKICHQSDPFLDDCIMQSVVSLKPHLKNGITALGIPACEPLRLEEIQIDQISGPIYIHARYNNVSIYGGTNFVPKSISFDLDKDVVHLDLYIPRLEMVANYIMDGRIIMLPITGNGIGYGNFTDIDAIVALQLERYRNERTGLIHQKVDDIYVDFEIGHATVRLDNLFNGDETLSAAMNLFLNENWSTVITEIRPKLEETVAMLVTNFTNTIFSVFPEDVLLPP encoded by the exons ATGCGGTTCTACGGATTTTTCTTAATACTTTTGGTGACAAGTTGCTTGTCGATTTCTTCACTTGTTCCAGAACTCC CATCGTTCTTGAAGATATGTCATCAAAGTGATCCATTCCTCGACGATTGTATAATGCAAAGTGTCGTTTCCTTGAAACCgcatttaaaaaatggaataacAGCTCTTGGGATTCCAGCGTGTGAACCGCTTCGCTTAGAAGAAATCCAAATTGACCAAATTTCCGGTCCAATTTATATTCACGCGAGGTATAACAACGTGTCCATTTATGGTGGCACTAACTTCGTACCTAAGAGCATCAG CTTCGACTTAGACAAAGATGTAGTACACCTGGATCTTTACATTCCACGGCTGGAAATGGTAGCGAATTACATCATGGATGGTAGAATTATAATGCTACCAATCACAGGAAATGGTATCGGATACGGAAACTTCACAGACATCGATGCCATTGTCGCTCTGCAGTTGGAACGTTATCGTAACGAGAGAACAGGATTGATTCATCAGAAGGTGGACGACATTTATGTCGATTTTGAGATCGGCCATGCCACTGTGCGCTTAGATAATTTGTTCAACGGCGACGAAACGCTTTCAGCCGCCATGAATCTTTTCCTGAACGAGAACTGGAGCACGGTGATAACGGAAATAAGGCCGAAATTGGAGGAGACCGTTGCCATGTTGGTCACGAATTTCACGAATACGATTTTCTCGGTGTTTCCGGAGGATGTATTATTGCCACCTtga